One window from the genome of Palaemon carinicauda isolate YSFRI2023 chromosome 24, ASM3689809v2, whole genome shotgun sequence encodes:
- the LOC137618441 gene encoding uncharacterized protein codes for MEVKLLGLKWNRELDTLSTFPIVLEASASTKRSILGSIASNFDSYNINGPVFNGAGLFMHGLQCDKSLGWDDILPAEKLKEWKCIARQASSTPEFIVQRFVGERDGRCRLLACVDDSSAMCGAVLYVESIDAGRANFLLAKDRLINRHSNTGSVPSLELRAICLGVELLVDLCEELGGPGCLVLIAVVGLNLCSDGLVALSWINSYIYKLDEMQKGSVFVLSRLQQTDKLCKTFPVDFAFITGAANSGGCIAGTLSYKQLINANYFSGPQPDIHRSMISQDIVRVAVASPAAALDFGEESVVDGVCAQDLGEGDAEHLVSLNRYSSFSLLVGVHDRVAQCFAKWRAIVAAGELGSPIESSDAGFCVRALKMIILREQKVHFPSVLECFTSNSKFLKDVPSLVRQLSGCPDKDGVLGVGGRFDRWKGKQGCCFPILLFSGGSLTELIIGSLHIELKRAGCYSVLNQLRKRFWLSQCFSTVGGVVKDCVICERCGERAIRLNQCPSQEFGMDPSQIPFSCVYIDYFGPYFVKLQTTHLINRRPIAFKDGLRDVPDEYVPSPITPEKLIHGYELTSVKLIPELQCDPELDGEYDLKDSP; via the exons ATggaagttaaacttttaggtttgaaatggaatagggagttggataccctttcaacttttcccattgttttggAAGCTTCAGCAAGTACGAAGAGGTCCATCCTCGGGTCCATTGCTTCAAACTTTGATTCGTATAATATCAATGGTCCAGTATTTAATGGGGCAGGGCTGTTTATGCATGGTTTACAGTGCGATAAGTCATtaggatgggatgatattttaccAGCTGAAAAGCTAAAAGAATGGAAATGCATTGCAAGGCAAGCTAGTTCTACTCCTGAATTTATTGTTCAAAGATTTGTTGGGGAAAGAGATGGACGGTGCAGACTTCTTGCTTGTGTAGATGACAGCAGTGCGATGTGTGGAGCTGTTCTGTATGTGGAGAGCATTGATGCTGGCCGAGCAAATTTTTTGTTAGCCAAGGACAGGCTGATAAACAGACATTCTAATACTGGGTCCGTCCCTTCCCTGGAGTTGCGAGCCATTTGTTTGGGTGTGGAGTTGTTGGTTGATTTGTGTGAAGAATTGGGAGGGCCTGGTTGCCTTGTTCTAATTGCAGTAGTGGGCTTGAATTTGTGCTCTGATGGTTTGGTGGCTctttcttggatcaattcatataTCTATAAACTGGATGAGATGCAGAAGGGGTCTGTATTTGTTCTTAGCAGACTGCAGCAAACGGATAAATTATGTAAAACGTTTCCTGTTGATTTTGCTTTCATCACTGGAGCTGCCAATTCTGGAGGCTGCATAGCGGGAACCTTGTCCTATAAACAGTTGATTAATGCAAACTATTTTTCTGGACCTCAACCTGATATCCACCGGTCTATGATCAGTCAAGATATTGTGAGAGTTGCAGTTGCTAGCCCTGCGGCTGCCCTTGACTTCGGGGAGGAGAGTGTTGTAGATGGTGTTTGTGCACAAGACCTTGGGGAGGGCGATGCTGAGCATCTGGTTTCTCTGAACAGATACTCTAGTTTCTCTCTTCTGGTTGGGGTGCATGATAGGGTTGCTCAGTGTTTTGCCAAGTGGAGAGCTATAGTTGCAGCTGGAGAGCTGGGGTCACCCATTGAATCTAGTGATGCAGGATTTTGTGTGAGGGCTCTGAAGATGATCATATTGAGGGAACAGAAAGTTCATTTTCCTAGTGTTTTGGAGTGTTTTACATCCAATTCTAAATTTCTTAAGGATGTGCCTAGTTTGGTAAGACAGTTGAGTGGTTGCCCAGATAAAGATGGAGTTCTCGGAGTCGGGGGCAGGTTTGACAGGTGGAAGGGTAAACAGGGGTGTTGCTTCCCAATCTTGCTGTTTAGCGGGGGTTCCTTGACAGAACTGATAATCGGAAGTCTTCATATAGAGCTCAAACGTGCTGGTTGTTATTCTGTTCTGAATCAGCTACGTAAGAGGTTCTGGTTATCACAATGTTTTTCAACTGTTGGGGGAGTGGTAAAAGATTGTGTCATCTGTGAAAGGTGCGGGGAGCGTGCCATTCGGTTGAATCAGTGTCCTAGCCAGGAATTTGGGATGGATCCTTCCCAGATTCCCTTCAGTtgtgtatatattgattattttggaccATATTTTGTAAAGCTGCAG ACAACTCATCTTATAAATCGTCGTCCCATTGCCTTTAAGGATGGTTTAAGGGATGTACCTGATGAATATGTACCTAGCCCAATAACTCCAGAAAAATTAATACATGGCTATGAGTTAACCTCTGTTAAACTTATACCTGAATTACAGTGTGATCCTGAATTAGATGGAGAGTATGACTTAAAAGATTCACCCTAA